The following DNA comes from Enterocloster bolteae.
TTTGGGGACGCTGTTTTGCTTACCGATGTTTTACTAGCCGCTGTTTTTCCGGATGCCGCTTTTCTGGCCGCAGGCTTTTTATCTGCTGTCTTTTTAACTCCAGGCTTCTTTGCCTCAGGCTTCTCGGATTCTTCCGCCTGCGTGCATGTGTAGATGCTGACACTCATCGGCGGTATATAGACTTCAATGGAATCGTCCTTTTCATCCCATTCCAGCTTCCGGGATGTCTTGACACGCCCGTTGACCCGGCCTTCTCCGCCAAAGTCTTTGGCATCAGTGTTGAATATCTCCTTATACTTACCGTGGAAGGGCACGCCCACACGGAATTTCTCATGCTCCATGTTGTCAAAATTGCAGATAAAGAGAAGGGTTTCCTCACTCTTCCTGCTCTTTCGCAGGAATATAATCATGCTCTCATTCTGGTAACTGCAGTTAATCCACTCAAAACCATCGGGATCATAATCCATCTCATACAGAGCCGGGTGCTCACGGTACAGTCTGTTAAGCGCCTTCACATAATCCTGCATGTTCTTGTGGACAGGATACTCCAAAAGTCCCCACTCCAGGGACGCGCCCTCATTCCATTCAGCCGTCTGGGCGTATTCCTGGCCCATGAACAGCAGCTTCTTGCCGGGATGCCCCATCATAAAGGCATAGGCAGCCCTCAGGTTCTCGGCCTTCTTTTCCAGGGTCTCACCCGGCATCTTGCCAATCATGGAACCCTTGCCGTGAACCACCTCATCGTGGGAGAATACCAGCACAAAATCCTCGCTGTAGGCATACAGCATGGAAAATGTCAGCTCCCCATAATTGTTTTTCCTAAAAAGAGGGTCGCACCGCATGTAGTTGGTAAAATCATTCATCCAGCCCATGTTCCACTTATAGTTAAATCCCAGGCCGCCCTCTTTCGGATCGCCTGTAATCATTGGCCATGCAGTGGACTCCTCCGCAATGATGACCGTGCCGTCCTTTCGGCCCTTGAATACGGAATTCAGATGCTTCAGGAACTCCATTGCCTCCAGATTCTCATTGCCTCCGTATATATTAGGCACCCATTCACCGTCATTCTTCCCATAGTCCAGATAGAGCATGGAAGCTACCGCATCCATCCTGATTCCGTCCGCATGGTACTTGTCCGCCCAGAACAGCGCATTGGCAATCAGAAAATTGGTTACGCCGGGACGGCCGTAATTGTATATCAGAGTGCCCCAATGGGGATGGGAGCCCTTCCTGGGGTCCATGTGTTCATAGACGCAGGTGCCGTCAAACACAGCCATTCCATAGGCATCCCTTGGGAAATGGGCCGGCACCCAGTCAAGTATGACGCCGATTCCCTGTCCGTGCATATAGTCCATAAAGTACATGAAATCCTCAGGAGCACCGTAACGGCTGGTAGGGGCATAATACCCTGTTACCTGATAACCCCAGGATTCATCCAGAGGATGCTCCATCACAGGCATGAGCTCCACATGGGTGTATCCCATATCCTTTACGTATTCCGCCAGCCTTGGAGCCAGCTCCCGGTAATTATAAAATTCGGAACCCGCCAGGTCCTGTCCTGTCTCATCCCTGACAGTCTCCTTACGGATCCAGGAGCCCAGATGGACCTCATATATGTTCATGGGCTTGTCCTTTGTATCGGTCTTTGCCCTCTGATCCATCCATGACTTGTCGTTCCATTTGTATTTATCAATATCCCATACAATAGAGGCATTGTTGGGACGCAGCTCTGCGTAGTTTGCATAGGGATCAGCCTTCAGCATAGGCTCCCCTGCCCTTGTCTTTATCTCGTACTTATATATCTCACCTTCATACAGACCGGGAATGAACAGCTCGAACACGCTGCCGTCCCCTTCGCCCAGGCGGCGCATCTGATGGCGTCTTCCATCCCAAAGGTTGAAATCCCCCACCACGCTGACGCGCATGGCGCATGGCGCCCACACGGAAAAGTACACGCCGGATACCCCGTCAATGGTCATGGGATGGGCGCCCATTTTCTCATAAATTGTATAGTGGATGCCCGCTGCAAATTTCTTCAGGTCTTCTTCCCGGTACTGGGGAGCAAATGAATAGGGATCACAGAGTTCCTCCGTCACCCCGTTGTCATAGGTGACCTCCAGGGTATAGGGCGTCTTGCTCTTGCGTGGTATCAGGGCCGCGAAAAAACCAGCCTCGTCCGCCAGCTCCATGGGATATTTCTTCCCGGTGGTGGAAATCTTCACACTGATTTCAGCCGCAGTGGGTACCAGCGCCTGAATCAGAAGTCCATCCTCTGTCAGATGGGGTCCCAGCATGGCATGGGGATTGGATGCTTCCGAATACACCAGTTCTTCAATCCCTGCCCAGTCCATCAAATCGTATAATTTCTGTTCCATATGATTGCCCCCTTGTAAGTTTATTCATTCTTCGGTCTGATATCAGCATGCCTGCTGTATATCCTACTTCTAAAGGGTATTTGCCCTGTCAGCAATATTCTGTCTGAAATTAACCACATCATGCTCGTATTCTTCATCCATAAGGGGAGAAGTAATCATGAAATCCGCACTGGCCTTGTTATTTGCAATGGGAATATCATACACCTGGGCAATCCTTAACAAAGCCTTAACATCCGGATCGTGGGGCTGCGCTGTCAGCGGATCGGAAAAGAAAATCACAAAATCAATTTTTCCCTCCACAATCTTGGCCCCGATCTGCTGGTCGCCGCCCAAGGGGCCGCTGTTATACCCCTTTACAGGCAGGTTGGTTGCATCCGTAATCATACGGGCCGTTGTGCCGGTCCCGCACAGGAAATGCCTGGACAGTATATCCTTATGTTCCCCGCACCACTGTATCAGTTCCCGTTTCTTCTGGTCGTGGGCAATCAGGGCAATGTTCTTCTGTCTGCGTATTGTCATAGGTAAATAATCCATTTTCATCTGTCTCCTTTCAGTCTGTCACTTTGTTTGCGATGGTACCTATCCCTTCTATGGTACACTCCACCACATCTCCCGGAACCAGGAATTTCGGCGGGTCAAAGCCCATGCCCACTCCTGCCGGGGTTCCCGTGGCAATAATGGTTCCTGGCTTTAAGGTCATGCCCTGGGAAAGTTCGCTTACAATGTGACTGATATCAAATATGAGCAGCTCCGTATTACTGTCCTGGCGAAGTTCGCCGTTCACCCTGGACTGTACCTGTACTTTGGGCGGATAGGACAATTCATCCACAGTGGCTATGCATGGTCCCATGGGCAGAAAGCCGTCCAGCCCCTTGCCGAAATACCACTGCTTATGCCGTGTCTGCAGGGTCCTGGCGCTGACGTCATTGATGATAGTATATCCGAATATATAGTCCTTTACATCTTCCTCCCTGACATGGGATGCCTCGCGGCCGATGATGACTGCCAGCTCTGCCTCGTAATCCAAATCCGTTACAATATCCCTGTGGCTTGGGATGCCTGCCCCGGGATCCGTGGCACGGTTTACCCGCTTGGAAAAATAGAT
Coding sequences within:
- a CDS encoding fumarylacetoacetate hydrolase family protein, with the translated sequence MRLVTYEIEHKSGLGVISRDGSWVYPLASLDMDYKTMQELIENISESEKQLLEYVSGQDPYKVRGAAPIGEVSLLAPIPHPRQDVICLGINYMAHAEESARFKKEAFDGERPHAIYFSKRVNRATDPGAGIPSHRDIVTDLDYEAELAVIIGREASHVREEDVKDYIFGYTIINDVSARTLQTRHKQWYFGKGLDGFLPMGPCIATVDELSYPPKVQVQSRVNGELRQDSNTELLIFDISHIVSELSQGMTLKPGTIIATGTPAGVGMGFDPPKFLVPGDVVECTIEGIGTIANKVTD
- a CDS encoding methylglyoxal synthase yields the protein MDYLPMTIRRQKNIALIAHDQKKRELIQWCGEHKDILSRHFLCGTGTTARMITDATNLPVKGYNSGPLGGDQQIGAKIVEGKIDFVIFFSDPLTAQPHDPDVKALLRIAQVYDIPIANNKASADFMITSPLMDEEYEHDVVNFRQNIADRANTL
- the glgB gene encoding 1,4-alpha-glucan branching protein GlgB, with translation MEQKLYDLMDWAGIEELVYSEASNPHAMLGPHLTEDGLLIQALVPTAAEISVKISTTGKKYPMELADEAGFFAALIPRKSKTPYTLEVTYDNGVTEELCDPYSFAPQYREEDLKKFAAGIHYTIYEKMGAHPMTIDGVSGVYFSVWAPCAMRVSVVGDFNLWDGRRHQMRRLGEGDGSVFELFIPGLYEGEIYKYEIKTRAGEPMLKADPYANYAELRPNNASIVWDIDKYKWNDKSWMDQRAKTDTKDKPMNIYEVHLGSWIRKETVRDETGQDLAGSEFYNYRELAPRLAEYVKDMGYTHVELMPVMEHPLDESWGYQVTGYYAPTSRYGAPEDFMYFMDYMHGQGIGVILDWVPAHFPRDAYGMAVFDGTCVYEHMDPRKGSHPHWGTLIYNYGRPGVTNFLIANALFWADKYHADGIRMDAVASMLYLDYGKNDGEWVPNIYGGNENLEAMEFLKHLNSVFKGRKDGTVIIAEESTAWPMITGDPKEGGLGFNYKWNMGWMNDFTNYMRCDPLFRKNNYGELTFSMLYAYSEDFVLVFSHDEVVHGKGSMIGKMPGETLEKKAENLRAAYAFMMGHPGKKLLFMGQEYAQTAEWNEGASLEWGLLEYPVHKNMQDYVKALNRLYREHPALYEMDYDPDGFEWINCSYQNESMIIFLRKSRKSEETLLFICNFDNMEHEKFRVGVPFHGKYKEIFNTDAKDFGGEGRVNGRVKTSRKLEWDEKDDSIEVYIPPMSVSIYTCTQAEESEKPEAKKPGVKKTADKKPAARKAASGKTAASKTSVSKTASPKRITAVAQETEGAAAAKDVQKPMAAFKAGQKQIITTKEEQKQIGTSREEQKQIGTTKEEKKQIGTTKEEKKQIGTSREVQKQIGTSRKKQEQIGTTKEEQKQIGTSKEEQKQIGTSKEEQKQIATSKEEQKQIGTSRKRQEQIATSKEEQKQIGTSRKKREQIGTSKEEQKQISTSKKSRKQIGTAKKNQKQITASKTEGSETK